DNA sequence from the Schlegelella aquatica genome:
GGGCGCCACCGGCTTCGGCAGCTCGCGCACACTCGAAGGCATCGAGACGCTGGCCTACCTGACACCGCCGGACCGTTACGGCGTGTCGGTCGTCATCGGCGCGCCGCAGTCGGAGCTCTCGGCGGCCGCCTGGCGCCTGACGGCGCAGGCGCTCGCGGCTGCGGGCACATTGCTTCTCATCGGCCTGCTGGTGGCGCTGTATGCCTCGCGCCGCTCGATCCGGGCGGTGACGGCGCTGCACGAGGCCGCGCGGTGCCTGGGCCGCGACGAAGTGCCGCCCCCGCTGCGCACCGGCGTCGCGGAGGTGGACGCGGTGAGCCTCGCCTTGCACCAGGCCGGGCTGCAGGCACACGACGCGCAGCGGCTGCTGCAGGAAAAGATCGCCGAGGCCGTGGAACAGACGCGCCAGGCGCAGGCCCGCCTGCTCGAGGCCCAGAAGCACGAGGCGATCGGGCGCCTGTCCGGCGGTCTGGCGCACGACTTCAACAACATCCTGCAGACGATCACGACCGGCTTGCACCTGCTCAAGCGCACCTGCACGCAGGAGTCGCAGCACAAAGTGCTCGATGCGGCCTCGCGGGCCGCTTCCCGCGGCGCCGAGGTCGTGCGGCAGATGCTGAGCTTCGGGCGCGCGCAGCCGCTGGACCCCCGCCCCGTGAGCTTGGCCGATTTCGTCCTCAAGAACCAGGAGCTGCTCGCCAAGGCGGTGGGCGGCCAGATCGCGCTGACCGCCGATTTCGCCCCGGACCTGCCCGCCGTGCGGGCCGACCCGACCCAGCTCGAGCTCGCGCTGCTCAACCTCGTCTTCAACGCCCGCGATGCGCTGCCGCAAGGCGGGCGCATCGTGGTGCGCGCGCGGCCGGCGACGGACGAGGAGACCGCGGGGCTGCCGGCGGGCCGCTATGTGAGCGTCGAGGTGGTGGACGACGGCGTGGGCATGAGCGCGGAAACCGTGGCGCGGGCCTTCGAACCGTACTACACCACCAAGGCCGTGGGGGCCGGTAGCGGCTTGGGGTTGGCCCAGGTGATGGCCTTTTGCCGACAGTCCGGCGGCGATGCGCGGCTGCGCAGCCAGCCGGGCGTGGGCACCGCGGCGCAGATGCTGCTGCCCGCCGCGCAGGGCGCCGCCGCGGCGGCCGAGGAGCGCCCGGCGGCCCGGTCGGCCGGGCGCCCCTTGCGCGTATTGATGGTCGAGGACGACATGCTGATCGCCTCGGTCGTGAGGCCCTCGCTCGAGGCGGCGGGGCATCGGGTGGTGATGTGCGCGAACGCCGACGAGGCACGCGCACAGCTCGCGCGCGGCGAGCGGTTCGACGTGCTGTTCACCGACATGGTGATGCCCGGCACGATGTCGGGCGCCGATCTCGTGCAGTGGTGTGCCCGCCACCTGCCCGGGCTGCCGGCCGTGGTCGCCACCGGCTACAGCATGCAGGCTCCCGAGGGGCAGCGGCACCTGCTGCGCAAGCCCTACGCGGTCGAGGAGCTGCTGGAGGCGCTCCAGCAGGCGGTCTTCGAGGTCTGCGAGCCCTGAGGACGGGGCGTGCAACAGACGGGGCCGCACCAATCGAAGGGTGTGTGCCCGGCGCGGGCCCCACGGGATGCCGCGGCCCCGCGCGCGGCAGCGCCCGCTCAGTACCCGGCGTGCCGGTCGATCGCGTGGTCCGGGAGGCGGCCCTCGCGCACGGCGCGCAAGGCGGCCACGCATTGCGCGGCCACCACCGAGTCGGCGGCCTGGGCGGCGATGTGGGGCGTGGCGAGCACGCGGGGGTGCGACCACACCCAATGGTCCGCAGGCGGTGGCTCACGCTCGAACACGTCCAGCGCCGCGCCGGCCAGGTGCCCGTCGTCCAGCAGGCGCCGCAGGTCG
Encoded proteins:
- a CDS encoding ATP-binding protein, whose product is MKLRRCPSPASLSIRTRLLLLVLVVWLPAAIAFGVLARDTYLRESAALRARIEAVARSISSVLEREFDKRALLGATLAASRELRERDLARFYEEAAAAVQGTRDWVLVVDANRQLVNTLRPFQPGQTVPRSPGFALVSEPTLYFNPRGPVAGRPVMAVFVPEYGVAEQQLNVAVSFEPSVVQDIVERQADMRNTVIAVLLRDRVIARNIDPAQWVGSLATPDLRERLHTGATGFGSSRTLEGIETLAYLTPPDRYGVSVVIGAPQSELSAAAWRLTAQALAAAGTLLLIGLLVALYASRRSIRAVTALHEAARCLGRDEVPPPLRTGVAEVDAVSLALHQAGLQAHDAQRLLQEKIAEAVEQTRQAQARLLEAQKHEAIGRLSGGLAHDFNNILQTITTGLHLLKRTCTQESQHKVLDAASRAASRGAEVVRQMLSFGRAQPLDPRPVSLADFVLKNQELLAKAVGGQIALTADFAPDLPAVRADPTQLELALLNLVFNARDALPQGGRIVVRARPATDEETAGLPAGRYVSVEVVDDGVGMSAETVARAFEPYYTTKAVGAGSGLGLAQVMAFCRQSGGDARLRSQPGVGTAAQMLLPAAQGAAAAAEERPAARSAGRPLRVLMVEDDMLIASVVRPSLEAAGHRVVMCANADEARAQLARGERFDVLFTDMVMPGTMSGADLVQWCARHLPGLPAVVATGYSMQAPEGQRHLLRKPYAVEELLEALQQAVFEVCEP